A region of the Desertifilum tharense IPPAS B-1220 genome:
TCTCTTATCGCGGTATTTCCTACAATAACGAGCCTTGCACCGCTGAAACCATTCCCTCAGATGTCAGCGCCCAATTTTTAGGTCAAAAATACCAAGTTCGTCGCCTCGTTAACCCTAGCGTTGTCACCTCTCGACAAGCTTTAAAATATCGCGGCATTATCCATTAATCCGCTATCAAAAAACAACTCAAGCAGAGAATTGACGGTTACAGAGGGAGAGGTGATTTGGCGATCGCCTCTCAACTTATGGATGTAAATCTGAGGACTTCTCACATTCTATATCGCAGCCCCGGTTAAAAGCGTCCCTGGCGATCGCCCTTGCGAAACCCATAAAAAAAGTCAGTGTCAGCCCTTAAACTCACACAGACTTTCATACCCAAGATGCGATTTTATGAGACTTTCTTCGCCGTTTTCTCTCCAGAGAAGCGATTCATAATCCAAAGTTGCAGACTAGTAGCCAGCACGTAAAACACAGGGACAACATACAGCGACAGCAACGTTGAAATTAACATCCCGCCGACAACCGTCACCCCAATCGAAACCCGCGCCACCGCACCTGCACCCGTCGCCACAACCAAGGGCAGCAGACCAAAAATAGTAGAAAACGCCGTCATCAGAATCGGACGAAACCGCGTTCTTCCTGCTTCAATTGCCGCCTTCATCGGCGGTAAGCCATCTTCGCGCAACTGGTTGGCAAATTCCACAATCAAAATTGAGTTTTTAGACGCCAACCCAATCAACATAATTAACCCAATTTGGCTGTAAACATTCAACGGTAAGCCAAACACCCACAGCGCCGCAAACGCCCCTAATAGAGACAACGGCACCGCTAAAAGAATAATTGCCGGATCGAGATAGCTTTCAAACTGGGCGGCTAAGGTGAGGAAAATAAACGCCAATGCCAACCCAAACATAAACAGAATCGCTTGTCCGGCTTCTCGGAACTCTAGGGAGGTTCCCGCCAGAGTGGTGCGAATGCTGGGCGGGAGTTGTTGGCGAGCCAAATCTTCTAAAGCATCCAACGCCGCCCCTAAACTGACACCGGGCGCGGGAGACCCTTCAATGGTTGCCGAACGGAAGCGGTTATAGTGGTTAATTTGCGGCGGTGTTGTGGACGTTGCCACATTCACCACCGAACTTAACGGGATCATCTGAGCCGATTCCGTGTTGGTGCGGATATAAAGCTGATTAATATCTTGGGGAGAGGCGCGATATTGTTCCTCAGCTTGGACAATCACCTCATAACGGTTGCTTTCCCGGTTGAAGTTCGTAATCTGTTGTCCGCCTAAGAGAATTTGCAGGGTTCGGGAAATTTCCTCAACAGAAATCCCTAAGTTAGCGGCGGCTGGACGATCGATCGAAATAGTCACCTCTGGTTGATTTAACCGGAGATTGGTATCGACGTTCACCAGTTGGGGTAAACCGCGAGCCGCCCCGGCTAAATTGCCAGAAGCTTCTGCAAGTTCCTCAAGGTTATATCCTTGTAAAACAAACTCCACAGGCTGAGAAAACCCCGCACCCGGTAAAGCGGGAGGGTTAATTGGCAAGACAAACGCATCGGTAATTTGGGAGAACCGACCGAATAATTGACCAATGACCGCTTGTTGCGACTGAGCCGGACTGCGCCGTTCAGCATAAGGTTGCAGCCGTACAAAAGCAATCCCTTGATTGACCTGTCCGGGTCCTGCATTACTCAGCGCCCCAACCGTAAAATAGCTTTGAACTTCTGGGGTTTGGCTAAACGCCTCTTCCACCTGCTGCATCACGCGGTCGGTGTAATCAATCGAGACACCTTCGGGCGCGCGCACAATGGTAAAGACGGCTCCTCGATCTTCTGTTGGGAGAAATTCAAGCGGGAGTTGGCCGAACAGCCAACTGGTTATAAACAGGAGTAAAACCAAAACGCCCAAAACCAGGGCCTTGATCCGCATGGCTTGGCGCAGGGTCGTGCCATAGGCGTCGCGGCTCCAGTTAAGTCCCCGGTCTATGACATCCAAGATTTGGGAAATGCCGGGAATGCGGGCTTTTTGGGGACGAAGCAGGCGGCCGGACAAGGCGGGGGCTAAGGTCAGCGCTACGAAGGAGGACACAACCACGCTTCCGGCTAGGGTAATGGCAAATTCTGTAAACAATCGCCCTGTTACCCCCCCGGAAAAGCTAACCGGGACAAACACGGCGATTAGAACGACGGTGGTAGCAATGACCGCAAAGACGACTTCATTCACCCCTTCCACAGCCGCTTGCATGGGGGAATGACCTTTTTCTTCAATGTAGCGAACGATGTTTTCTAAAACGACGATGGTGTCGTCTACAACTAATCCGGTGGCTAGGGTGAGGGCAAATAGGGTGAGGGTGTTAATGGAATAGTCGAGGAAAAACATCACCCCAAATACTCCAATTAAGGAGATGGGGATGGTGATGGAGGGGATGAGGGTGGCTCGCCAATCTTGGACGAATACGAAGATGATTAAGATGACGAGGAAGACCGCTAGGTATAGGGAACCCCAAACTTCATCAATGGCAAGGGCGACGAACTCCGAACTATCGTAGGCGATCGCATAGCGCATCCCTTCGGGGAAGGTCTGGGAAAGTTCTTCCATCCGGGCTGCTGCCCCTTCAGCAACGGCGATGGTGTTGGAACCCGTGAGTTTGACAACTCCTAAACCGACGGCGGGTTGACCGTTAAAGCGGACAAAGGAGTCGGTATCTTCTGCCCCAATTTCAGCGCGTCCGACATCTTTAAAGGTGATTTGGGAGCCGTCGGGGTTGCGCCGCAGAATTAGGGCTTCGTATTCTTCGGGGGTTTGCAGCCGCCCTAGGGTGCGGACGGAATATTGAGAGGAGCTGCCTTGAATGCGACCGGAGGGAAGTTCAATGTTTTCTCGGCGCAGGGCGTTTTCGACATCTAGGACGGTGAGGTTGCGGGCAGCAAGGCGCACCGGACTAATCCACAGGCGCATGGCGTAGCGTCGTTCGCCGCCGATGATCACGGAACTGACGCCGTTAACGGTTTCGAGGGCGTCTACGATGAAGCGGTCGGCGTAGTCGCTGAGTTCGAGGGTGGATTGGTTCTCGCCGTATAGGGCAAACCAGATGATGGGGGAGGCGTCGGCGGATTCTTTGCTGACGATGGGCGGATCGACATCGCTAGGCAAGCGACCGAGGGCGCGGTCTACGCGCGATCGCACATCCTGGGCAGCCAGATCGGCGTTGCGGTCGAGTTCAAATTGAACGGTAATGGAGCTAACGGAATCGCGGCTTTGGGAGGAGAGGGTTCTAATCCCTTCTACACCGTTAATTTCCGCTTCTAGAATTTCGGTGACTTCGGTTTCAACAATTTGCGGGTTGGCTCCCGGATAGACCGTGTTGACGCTAACGACAGGTGGGTCAATGCTGGGGAATTCCTGGACGGGTAAGCGGGTATAGCCGATTAAACCGATCAGGATAATAATCAGGGAACAGACGGAAGCGAAGACCGGTCGCTTGATAAAGAAGTTGGTAAACATCGCAGGCGCAACCTTAGAGGACAGCGATCGACGGAGGGGGTTAGCCTTAGATCGGGGCGGCGGAATCTGGGGTGGGGTTGGCTCCTTCTCTGGGGGCAATAGGTGCGCCGTCGCCAATGCGTTGCCGTCCGGAGGTGATGACGCGATCGCCCGCATTCAGGCCTTGTCTGATTTCTACCAGGTCATCTTTAATCAGACCGAGTTGTACGGGTTGTCGCCGCGCCACGGGGGGGTCTTGGCTGAGGTCGGCCACGAAGACATAGCGATCGCTCCCTTCATAGATGACGGCGGTGGTGGGGATGGCGATCGCATTAGGAATTTGATTCCAAACAATCCGCGCTCTCACAAATTGACCCGTTCGCAACCGCCCATCGGGGTTCTCAAAGGTGGCCTTGGCTAAAATCGATTGCGAGTTGCTATCCACTTGGGGAGAGATAAAACTAATCCGCCCCGTGGCGATCGCTCTGCCTTGAGTATCGGTCATTTCCACGGGCAAGCCCACATCCAATTGATTAGTGCGCTCTAGAGGCACGGCCAAACGCAAATCTAAAGATTGGTTTTGGGTAACGGTGGTTAAATTATCCCCCCGGTTCACAAAATCGCCCACCTTCACCGGAATGTCACCGACAAATCCCGCAACGGGCGCTAAGATTTCGCTATTTTGCAAGGTGACTTCATTGGCTCGCACTTGGGCTGCGGCTTCTGCAACTTGGGCGCGGGCCTGTTGAATTTCTTCGGGTCTAGCACCGCTTTCTAACTGTTGCAAGCGCGCTTCGGATTCGCGAATTTGCGATTCGGTTTCGCGGACGCGGGCTTGGGCGCGTTCGGCGGTATCGCGTAATTCATCTAAGGTATCGCGGGGAATTGCCCCTTCCTGAACCAACACTTGATTGCGCTCAACGCGACGAATCGCTAAATTCAGAGCTGAATTGGCGTCTCGCAGTTGCGCTCTCCGGGCGCTAAGGGTTGCTTCTGCTTGAGCAATTTCCTCGCTACGAGTTCCGGCTTCAAGTTCGGCTAAACGAGCCTGGGCGCGTTCTAAATTCGCCCGCGTTTGCATCAGTTGGGCTTGCAGTTCGTCGCTTCTCAAGCGAGCAACGACTTGACCTTGTTCCACAAAGTCCCCGGCTTGGACGAGGATTTCGCTAATGCGGCCTTCGGTTTCCGGACGCAGATCGACGGAGCGTTGTGCTTCTAGGGTTCCGACAAAATCGGACGTTTCGGCGAGAGATTGCCGTTCAACCGTGGCAATTTCAACCGGCGCGCCCTGCATTTGCTGTTGGGCGGCGGCGGGGGGTTGGCTGGGAGCGCCCCCGGCGAGCAGTCGCCAACCGATAAATCCTCCCCCACCAATCAGCAGGAGAAGACCTAAGCCGACAATCCATTTACTGCGCTGGCGCAGTTGTTGCCGTTCGGAATTCGGGAGCGGTTCAAGTTCGTAATCATCGGAGTCAATCGCGTTTGAGGGGGTTTCCTCAAGGTTTACGCCGGATTGGGCGGCATTCGGATGGTCCATCAGATCGCTTCTTTTTTGTTCAGGGTGGGCTGAGTCAAGGGGGGGAGGTCGCTACGGAGAGGTTGAAAATTGGACCTCCTCGGATCGTTGGGTGGGGGCTTCGGCGAGGTGGAGTTCTCGCTTGAGCAGTTGGTCTAGCCAGTCAATTTCTGCTTGCAAAAGAGCGAGGTGATGCTCCCAAAGCAGAGATTGGTAGGGATCGTTGGGGAGGGAAAGATCCTCAAGTTCGGCTCGACGCAAGCGACATTTCAGGCGTCGATGCTCGATGAGTTTGATGCGCTCGACGGCGGTGAGTTCGCTGAAAAAGAAGCATTTAATGGCAAACCGAGATCGGCTATTCACCCAGCTTTCTGGGGGATGCTCTAACATCTTTTCGTGCCAGCGATCGCGCCCTTTGGGGGTAATCTGATAAATCCGACGGCTGAGGCCTGTGTTGTCTTCTGCGGGTGCGATCGCGGCAATGTTGCCCTGCTCTTGCAGTCGTCGGAGTAAGGGATAGATGGCTCCGTAGTTGACGCTGATACAGCTACTCATAAACAACTCCAGCTCTTGCTTTAAGCGATAGCCGTGTAGGGGATGTTTTTGCAGTAAGCCGAGAGCAGATAATTCCAGCATCGAACGATATCAGCCTGATATATCAGAACAGATGTGAATCTCAATACACATATCTTAAAAGACAACCCGCCGCCAACCATCGCCCGAACGGGTTAAACCTCCAAACTCATCCGGAATCGATCCCCATTAATAATTTTAATATTTTTTTGTAACAATATTGTTATATCCGCAGGCGATCGGAATCGGGGGGATCGCCCCACACTCATCGGTTAGCCTTTTTACCACCTAATCGAGCGCTCGGTTACGGGTTTGCGAAGTATTAAATTTTTCCAAGATTAATCGGTCTTAAGAGCGATCCGCAATTAATTTTAGATATGCTGCAATAAACATGGATTTGAGTTGTAAGGCTTGAGCAGTCGTCAAAATCGCTCAGTTCGCTGTCCGACTCAACGCTAGATTTTGTAAAAGTTTCAATGTAAACCAAACTTGTGCAGACAATTAGACGATCCGTAGCATTTCAGATTGAGCATTCGTCAGATTTGTCGCGCAAGTCATGCTGTATTTATCGACAATGGAGGCGATCGCTTCATGGCTGCATCTTTTGATGCCATTCCTCAAGAATCTTCTGTAGCAATGCCCTTCCCCGACGGGAGGGCAGCTTTAGCAGATCGGGCAAATAATGAGGTGACAAACCAGGCGCTTCCCCAGAAAGTCGCAACAGGCGTCTGCGTAACCGTCCACGGGCATTTTTACCAACCCCCCCGTGAAAACCCCTATCTAGACGCCATCGAGCGCCAAGCGGGAGCCACGCCTTTTCACGACTGGAACGAACGCATCCACCATGAATGCTATCGCCCCAACGCCTTTGCTCGCATCCTCAACGACCGAGGCGAAATTGTGGGGGTTGTGAATAACTACGAGTATTTGAGCTTTAACATCGGTCCCACCTTAATGACCTGGTTAGAGCGCCACGACGTAGAAGTTTACCAGCGCATCCTTGAAGCCGATCGCAAAAGCTGCGATCGCCTCAACGGACACGGCAACGCGATCGCCCAAGCCTACAACCACATGATCTTGCCCCTGGCGAACGAACGCGACAAATACACCCAAATTCGCTGGGGAACCGCCGATTTCCGCTCTCGCTTCGGTCGCGATCCCGAAGGCATGTGGCTGGCCGAAACCGCCGTAGACTATCCCACCCTAGAAGTCTTAATTGCCGAGGGGATCAAATTCATCATCCTTGCCCCCTCCCAAGCCGAACGCGCCCGCGAACTCCCAACCGAGCATAACCCCGATCCAGAATGGCATGAAGTCGGGGGATCGCAAATCGATCCCACCCGTCCCTATCGCTGCTACATTCCTAGCGGTGAATTTATTGATATCTTCTTCTACGACGGGCCAATCTCGCGAGACATGGGTTTTAGCGATGTCCTCTTTAACTCCGGACACCTCGCCGGTCGGATCGGTCAAGCCGTACGCGGCGATCATCGTCCCTCCCAACTGATTTCCGTCGCCACCGACGGCGAAACCTTTGGCCACCACAAAGGCGGCACCGAAAAAACCCTCGCCTACGCTTTTGTTAAAGAGTTTCCCAAGCATGGCTGGACGGTGACAAACTTTGCCCATTATCTCAGCGTCCATCCCCCCACCTGGGAAGTCATTCTTAAACCCGTCACCGCCTGGAGTTGTTCCCACGGCGTCGATCGTTGGCAAGATGACTGCGGTTGTGGCGGCGGCGGGCTGTGGCATCAAAAGTGGCGCAGACCGTTACGCAACACCCTCAACTGGCTGCGCGATAAGTTAATTGAAGTTTATGAAACCGAAGGCAGCAAGCTGTTTGAAGACCCGTGGCGAGTACGCGACGAATATATTACAGTGATTCGCGATCGCTCTTCAGATAACATCGATCGGTTCCTAAAACGTCATGCTAGCCATCAACTGAGCCGCGAAGAACAAGTAGACGCCCTGCGCCTATTGGAAATGCAGCGCCATACCCTCCTGATGTATACCAGTTGCGGTTGGTTCTTTGAAGAAATTTCCCGACCCGAAGGCGTGCAAATTCTGCGCTACGCAGCCAGAGCCATTGAACTGGCTGGAGATGTGGCCGGCGTTCAACTTGAGCGCTCCTTTATTCAGCGCCTCGTGCAAGCCCCCAGTAACGTTGAGTTCTTTACCAACGGGGCAAACGTCTATCGCCAACTCGTCCAAACCGCCCAAATTAACCTCAAGCAAGTGGCCGCCCACTATGCCATGAGTTCGCTCTTCCGCAGTTATGCGCCCGAAACGCAGATTTACTGCTACCAAGCCAAGCAACTCGACTATCAACTGCAACGCATGGGATCGCTCACCCTGGCGGTTGGACAGTTGCAACTGGTTTCTGATATTACCCGCGAAAGCGTTCACTATACCTTCGCCGTGCTGCACCTGGGCGGCTGGGACTTCCACTGCTGCATTCAACCGTTTAACGGGCGTCGCGCCTACACCAAACTCAAGGAAAAACTGTTTGAAGCCCTAGAGCAAGCCAGCGCCGCTCATGCGATTTTGGCAATGGTGAAGCTGTTTGGCGAACAGTCCTTTAGCTTGCAAAACCTGTTTGCAGAAGAACGCCATCGGATCATGGCTCTCCTGACTCAGGAAACTCTAACGCGCGTCGATCAACTCTATACCCAGGTGTATCGCGATAATTATGGCGTGTTAATGGCCTTCCATCGCGATGAGTTACCCGCGCCCCAAGAGTTGCAAGTGGCGGCAGAAGTGGCGCTCTCGCACCGCTGTACGGTGGGTTTGCGGGCGTTAGAACAGGCTAATGGCGATAAACAACTGGCACTGGCTCAGATTGTTGAGTTAGAGGCGATCGCAACTGAGGCAACTCATTTACGCTGTCATTTAAACGTGGCGGAAGGTAAAGCCACCTTAGAACGGCTGATTTTGCGATCGCTCTGGAAACTCTTGCACGATGTAGACTCCGTTAAACTAGAAGCCGACATCGAACGGGTAGAGCGGCTGATTGAGTTAGGCAATCAACTGCATCTAGGGCTATCGCTCGCTCGCTGTCAAGAACTCTACTTTAACTGTCTCCATAGCCAGATTGTCCCGCGCTGTCTCAACGCTCAAACGCACGCAGACGACCCTTTCACCAACGTTTGTACAGAGGCAGACAAGCAGCTTAACCCTCACCAAATGAAGCAACTGTTACGCCTCGGACAAAAACTTGCAGTTGATGTGAGTCCCTGGCTGGAGTAGAGGGCGATCGCGATCGCCAGAGTTTGCCTGTTTCACCACCCCTGAGACAGGCATTCTGTCTTTTAAGTCCCAGTGAGGGGAATTTGTCGCTGTTGCAGAATCTTCGCGTACAATCGCTCAACCTGAGAGATATTGCGGCTGAGGGTATAGCGTTCGAGTACGCGGCGGCGGGCTTTTTGCCCCAGTAAAACCGCCATTTCCGGATGATCGCGGAATAACGGCAATAGGGTTCTCAACTGGGAGGTGACGCGGTTCGTATTCAGAATCACCCCAGCTCCAGCTTCTAGCACTTCCCCATCTGCCCCCGCATCGGTAGCAATACAAGCCACGCCACAAGCCATCGCTTCGAGTAACGACAGAGAAAGCCCTTCCACTAAAGAAGGCAGGATAAAGACATCAGCGCCGCGTAGAATTTCAATCCGTCGCTGTTCGTCTGCAATGAATCCTAGCCAAATCACCCCCTGTTCCGGGCCGTAGAACATCTTCAGCGAGGAGGCGAGCGGGCCGGTTCCCACCATCAGCAGCTTGCAATCAGGCCCCATTTCCGACTGCTTCCAAGCTTTGAGCAAGGCTTCAACGTTCTTTTCTGGGGCAATTCTGCCTTGATAGACAAAAATCCGCTCGGCTTCAAACTCTTGTTTGAGGTTAGAAGAACCTGGGGAATATTTTTGAGCATCGACCCCATTAGGAATCACCGCGACTCTAGATTCAGGGACTCCCAAACGCACAAGGATATCGCTTTGAATCTGAGAAAACACAATGCTGCTATCGTAGTTTGCTAAAAAAGGTGCATACAGTTGATAGGCGAGGTGTTGCGTTCCGGAGGTGATATTGCGAAGTTTGCGATCGAAGGGGGGATGAAATGTGGCAATTAGGGGTAAATTCAGTTCCTCGCAGATTTCTGGTAATAGAAAATCTAGAGGAGAGAGCGTCAAAGAAGCGTGAACCACATCCGGCTGGAGTTGCCAGAGCGATCGCGCTAGCACTTTACTCGATCTTAAAGTGGGAATCGTGTAAAGCGTTGATTTCATGACGCAGGGGATCGCCACTTCCGGGCAATCTCCCCATCCCTCATCGTCTACTTTGCCTAGAGAATGACTGGCGAAAGGGAGTTTATAGGAACTGCGATTCAGTAACGCTTTGGCACCCGGTTGTTCTTCTTGAGCAAAGTGAAGAAAACTAACCTGATATCCGCGTTCTAGCAACGCATTGGTTACTTCTCGCGAGTAGGTGACATTGCCGCAAAAGGGTGATTTTTTGCCAAGCCAAGCGATATGCATTCAAGTTTTAGGGTTTTGTTAATTGATGAGCTATCCAGCGTGAATTGTCACACTTTCACCTTCCATAAACAACTATCTGGAGGTGCGATCGCTCTCCGGGCGGCAGGGAGTCTCAACGGAGGCGGTTGCTGGATTTCCGCCTGTACGGGAAATATACCAGGTTGAGAGACCGCCAGCTAGAACAATTGCAGCTAACCCTAAAAACACAACTTTTAAGCCTAAAAATGATTCCGCCACCCCGGCTAAAGCCAACGGCAAACTCAAAGCAATATTAATGGCGTTATTCTGTAAACCAAATACCTTACCTCGCATCGCTTCGGGCGTTTGAGCTTGGATGGTAGTTTGCATAGGCACGCCTACCATTGCCGCAAATCCACCAAGGAGGGTAATTAAAATAATGGTGATTCCCAATTGGTGCGTAAACAGCGAAAGTACGGCGAGGGAAAACGCCATACCAATTGAACCTATTAAACTTAATTTAGTATTCGAGCCAAGACGCTGACCGCAATAGCCAATGATTCCCGCACCTGCGGCCATTCCGACTCCCGCCGCCGCCAGCAGAAAGCCAAACTGAGACGCTTTGAGATAGGGGAGAATTTCGGCAAGACGAACGGCTAAGACGGCTAAAGCGGCAAACACTGAAAATAAAATCACCAGTTGCAATAAGGCATTGCGAACGCGGCGATGATTGCTCAGATAAAAGAGTCCTTCGCGGATATCTTGCCACACATGGGGAGGTTCCTGTTGCGGGGGTTCGGATTTTTCTCCCGTTTTCAGGGGAAGCAGCAGCAAACCGGCGATCGCATACGACCCACCGACGACGAATTCTTTGCCAAAATGAAAATTCCCTGTAACGTGCTGTAGCAAGCTATCGGCTAAAGATAGTAAAGGTTCGCCCACCGCAAACCCAATAATCACCGATGCCATCATCGTTGTCGTATATAGGGAATTCGCGGGTAGCAGATGGCGGCGCTTGACAATCAGCGGAATTGCCGATTGTTCGGCCGGGGCGAAAAACTGCGTTAGGGTGGAGACTAAAAAGGTACTGACCAACAAGACCCAAAACCCCAAAGGCAAACCTAAAATTGGGTTAGAGCTTTCTGCTAACCACAACAGGATGGGTAATGCCAGAACAATCGCGCCTCTGAGCAGATTAGTAGAAACTAAAACTGCTTTTTTCGACCATCGGTCTACAAAAACGCCAGCGAGCGAACCAAATAAGACGGCTGGCACCGTAAAAGCGATCATAATCGCAGAAACCCAACCGCTAATGGTCTGATTGTTGCTCTGAAACCGACTGGCAATCAAAGCAATCATCAAAACCAGATAGATTTTATCAGCCAGTTGAGAAAAAACTTGACCGCTCCACAGGGCTAAAAAATTCGGATTTTTCAGCACTCCCATAAACCCGCGTTCGGATTTCTCCTTGGCAGGTTTGCGAGCGGGTGGCGCTTGAGCGTCTGAAGTCGCTCTGGTAGTCTGCGTATTCTCTAGCTCAGAATGATGCGCTTCCTCGACCGGGGTGTCAAGGGCGCTTTCAGGGAGATCTAACTCTTGTATATCCGGATCAAACAGTTGCATTATCTCTTGTGATACTTGTCGGCAAAGGGAGAAAACAAGATTCTATTAACGCAGCAGCAC
Encoded here:
- a CDS encoding efflux RND transporter permease subunit, with product MFTNFFIKRPVFASVCSLIIILIGLIGYTRLPVQEFPSIDPPVVSVNTVYPGANPQIVETEVTEILEAEINGVEGIRTLSSQSRDSVSSITVQFELDRNADLAAQDVRSRVDRALGRLPSDVDPPIVSKESADASPIIWFALYGENQSTLELSDYADRFIVDALETVNGVSSVIIGGERRYAMRLWISPVRLAARNLTVLDVENALRRENIELPSGRIQGSSSQYSVRTLGRLQTPEEYEALILRRNPDGSQITFKDVGRAEIGAEDTDSFVRFNGQPAVGLGVVKLTGSNTIAVAEGAAARMEELSQTFPEGMRYAIAYDSSEFVALAIDEVWGSLYLAVFLVILIIFVFVQDWRATLIPSITIPISLIGVFGVMFFLDYSINTLTLFALTLATGLVVDDTIVVLENIVRYIEEKGHSPMQAAVEGVNEVVFAVIATTVVLIAVFVPVSFSGGVTGRLFTEFAITLAGSVVVSSFVALTLAPALSGRLLRPQKARIPGISQILDVIDRGLNWSRDAYGTTLRQAMRIKALVLGVLVLLLFITSWLFGQLPLEFLPTEDRGAVFTIVRAPEGVSIDYTDRVMQQVEEAFSQTPEVQSYFTVGALSNAGPGQVNQGIAFVRLQPYAERRSPAQSQQAVIGQLFGRFSQITDAFVLPINPPALPGAGFSQPVEFVLQGYNLEELAEASGNLAGAARGLPQLVNVDTNLRLNQPEVTISIDRPAAANLGISVEEISRTLQILLGGQQITNFNRESNRYEVIVQAEEQYRASPQDINQLYIRTNTESAQMIPLSSVVNVATSTTPPQINHYNRFRSATIEGSPAPGVSLGAALDALEDLARQQLPPSIRTTLAGTSLEFREAGQAILFMFGLALAFIFLTLAAQFESYLDPAIILLAVPLSLLGAFAALWVFGLPLNVYSQIGLIMLIGLASKNSILIVEFANQLREDGLPPMKAAIEAGRTRFRPILMTAFSTIFGLLPLVVATGAGAVARVSIGVTVVGGMLISTLLSLYVVPVFYVLATSLQLWIMNRFSGEKTAKKVS
- a CDS encoding DUF3536 domain-containing protein, with protein sequence MPFPDGRAALADRANNEVTNQALPQKVATGVCVTVHGHFYQPPRENPYLDAIERQAGATPFHDWNERIHHECYRPNAFARILNDRGEIVGVVNNYEYLSFNIGPTLMTWLERHDVEVYQRILEADRKSCDRLNGHGNAIAQAYNHMILPLANERDKYTQIRWGTADFRSRFGRDPEGMWLAETAVDYPTLEVLIAEGIKFIILAPSQAERARELPTEHNPDPEWHEVGGSQIDPTRPYRCYIPSGEFIDIFFYDGPISRDMGFSDVLFNSGHLAGRIGQAVRGDHRPSQLISVATDGETFGHHKGGTEKTLAYAFVKEFPKHGWTVTNFAHYLSVHPPTWEVILKPVTAWSCSHGVDRWQDDCGCGGGGLWHQKWRRPLRNTLNWLRDKLIEVYETEGSKLFEDPWRVRDEYITVIRDRSSDNIDRFLKRHASHQLSREEQVDALRLLEMQRHTLLMYTSCGWFFEEISRPEGVQILRYAARAIELAGDVAGVQLERSFIQRLVQAPSNVEFFTNGANVYRQLVQTAQINLKQVAAHYAMSSLFRSYAPETQIYCYQAKQLDYQLQRMGSLTLAVGQLQLVSDITRESVHYTFAVLHLGGWDFHCCIQPFNGRRAYTKLKEKLFEALEQASAAHAILAMVKLFGEQSFSLQNLFAEERHRIMALLTQETLTRVDQLYTQVYRDNYGVLMAFHRDELPAPQELQVAAEVALSHRCTVGLRALEQANGDKQLALAQIVELEAIATEATHLRCHLNVAEGKATLERLILRSLWKLLHDVDSVKLEADIERVERLIELGNQLHLGLSLARCQELYFNCLHSQIVPRCLNAQTHADDPFTNVCTEADKQLNPHQMKQLLRLGQKLAVDVSPWLE
- a CDS encoding glycosyltransferase family 4 protein, which gives rise to MHIAWLGKKSPFCGNVTYSREVTNALLERGYQVSFLHFAQEEQPGAKALLNRSSYKLPFASHSLGKVDDEGWGDCPEVAIPCVMKSTLYTIPTLRSSKVLARSLWQLQPDVVHASLTLSPLDFLLPEICEELNLPLIATFHPPFDRKLRNITSGTQHLAYQLYAPFLANYDSSIVFSQIQSDILVRLGVPESRVAVIPNGVDAQKYSPGSSNLKQEFEAERIFVYQGRIAPEKNVEALLKAWKQSEMGPDCKLLMVGTGPLASSLKMFYGPEQGVIWLGFIADEQRRIEILRGADVFILPSLVEGLSLSLLEAMACGVACIATDAGADGEVLEAGAGVILNTNRVTSQLRTLLPLFRDHPEMAVLLGQKARRRVLERYTLSRNISQVERLYAKILQQRQIPLTGT
- a CDS encoding efflux RND transporter periplasmic adaptor subunit; this translates as MDHPNAAQSGVNLEETPSNAIDSDDYELEPLPNSERQQLRQRSKWIVGLGLLLLIGGGGFIGWRLLAGGAPSQPPAAAQQQMQGAPVEIATVERQSLAETSDFVGTLEAQRSVDLRPETEGRISEILVQAGDFVEQGQVVARLRSDELQAQLMQTRANLERAQARLAELEAGTRSEEIAQAEATLSARRAQLRDANSALNLAIRRVERNQVLVQEGAIPRDTLDELRDTAERAQARVRETESQIRESEARLQQLESGARPEEIQQARAQVAEAAAQVRANEVTLQNSEILAPVAGFVGDIPVKVGDFVNRGDNLTTVTQNQSLDLRLAVPLERTNQLDVGLPVEMTDTQGRAIATGRISFISPQVDSNSQSILAKATFENPDGRLRTGQFVRARIVWNQIPNAIAIPTTAVIYEGSDRYVFVADLSQDPPVARRQPVQLGLIKDDLVEIRQGLNAGDRVITSGRQRIGDGAPIAPREGANPTPDSAAPI
- a CDS encoding DUF4278 domain-containing protein, yielding MQLSYRGISYNNEPCTAETIPSDVSAQFLGQKYQVRRLVNPSVVTSRQALKYRGIIH
- a CDS encoding MFS transporter, translating into MQLFDPDIQELDLPESALDTPVEEAHHSELENTQTTRATSDAQAPPARKPAKEKSERGFMGVLKNPNFLALWSGQVFSQLADKIYLVLMIALIASRFQSNNQTISGWVSAIMIAFTVPAVLFGSLAGVFVDRWSKKAVLVSTNLLRGAIVLALPILLWLAESSNPILGLPLGFWVLLVSTFLVSTLTQFFAPAEQSAIPLIVKRRHLLPANSLYTTTMMASVIIGFAVGEPLLSLADSLLQHVTGNFHFGKEFVVGGSYAIAGLLLLPLKTGEKSEPPQQEPPHVWQDIREGLFYLSNHRRVRNALLQLVILFSVFAALAVLAVRLAEILPYLKASQFGFLLAAAGVGMAAGAGIIGYCGQRLGSNTKLSLIGSIGMAFSLAVLSLFTHQLGITIILITLLGGFAAMVGVPMQTTIQAQTPEAMRGKVFGLQNNAINIALSLPLALAGVAESFLGLKVVFLGLAAIVLAGGLSTWYISRTGGNPATASVETPCRPESDRTSR
- a CDS encoding PadR family transcriptional regulator, which translates into the protein MLELSALGLLQKHPLHGYRLKQELELFMSSCISVNYGAIYPLLRRLQEQGNIAAIAPAEDNTGLSRRIYQITPKGRDRWHEKMLEHPPESWVNSRSRFAIKCFFFSELTAVERIKLIEHRRLKCRLRRAELEDLSLPNDPYQSLLWEHHLALLQAEIDWLDQLLKRELHLAEAPTQRSEEVQFSTSP